Proteins from one Desmodus rotundus isolate HL8 chromosome 9, HLdesRot8A.1, whole genome shotgun sequence genomic window:
- the PLIN4 gene encoding perilipin-4 isoform X3 — protein MSAQGEGGRKPKPKGKTLGSFLGFLPGFNSARNLAANTQGPAREVQPVSDPAAATTPQASHPQAQATSPKQMAREVEMLPPPSDKQMISGVKDLVCSTMTTTKDAISSGVANVMDSAKGVVQGGLDMTRPVLTGTKEAVASGVTRAVDMAKGAVQTGVDTTKTVLTGTKDTVATGLTGAMGVAKGAVQTGVDTTKTILTGTKDTVATGLTGAMDVAKGAVQTGVDTTKTVLTGTKNTVATGLTGTMGVAKGAIQTGMDTSKTLLMGTKDTVATGLTGAMGVAKGAVQTGVDTTKTVLTGTKDTVATGLTGAMGVAKGAIQTGVDTTKTVLTGTKDTVATGLTGAMGVAKGNIQTGVDTTKTVLTGTKDTVATGLTGAMGVAKGAIQTGVDTTKTILTGTKDTVATGLTGAMDVAKGAVQTGVDTTKTILTGTKNTVATGLTGTMGVAKGAVQTGVDTTKTILTGTKDTVATGLTGAMGMAKGAVQTGIDTTKTVLTGTKNTVATGLTGAMGVAKGNIQTGVDTTKTVLTGTKDTVATGLTGAMGVAKGAVQTGIDTTKTVLTGTKDTVATGLTGAMGMAKGAVQTGVDTSKTVLTGTKNTVATGLTGAMGVAKGNIQTGVDTTKTVLTGTKDTVATGLTGAMGVAKGAVQTGIDTTKTILTGTKNTVATGLTGAMDVAKGAVQTGVDTTKTILTGTKNTVATGLTGTMGVAKGAVQTGIDTTKTVLTGTKDTVATGLTGAMGVAKGAVQTGVDTSKTLLMGTKDTVATGLTGAMGVAKGAVQTGVDTSKTLLMGTKDTVATGLTGAMGVAKGAVQTGVDTSKTLLMGTKDTVATGLTGAMGVAKGAVQTGIDTTKTVLTGTKDTVATGLTGAMGVAKGAVQTGEDTTKTVLTGTKDTVATGLTGAMGVAKGAVQTGVDTSKTLLMGTKDTVATGLTGAMGVAKGAVQTGVDTTKTVLTGTKDTVATGLTGAMGVAKGAVQTGVDTSKTLLMGTKDTVATGLTGAMGVAKGAVQTGVDTTKTVLTGTKDTVATGLTGAMGVAKGAVQTGVDTSKTLLMGTKDTVATGLTGAMGMAKGAVQTGVDTTKTVLTGTKNTVATGLTGAMGVAKGAIQTGVDTTKTVLTGTKDTVATGLTGAMGVAKGAVQTGVNTSKTLLMGTKDTVATGLTGAMGVAKGAVQTGVDTTKTVLTGTKDTVATGLTGAMGVAKGAVQTGVDTTKTVLTGTKDTVATGLTGAMGVAKGAVQTGVGTVQNWLPGSEGSSYSGFINDRDLDKCGEESILSPQEAQSCRVSSLRGTLCAGEDLAREATSDIHCLVSTVETFTQGGILGKENAGCTATACSYEGVTGFTTLSEELGEIFHPMNAEEQAQLVASEPEPRVPAGDQRSYFVRLGDLAHSFRQRAFEHTLSHLQHGQFQARTTLALLEDSFRTIEKAKQAPEGQLWPDQGPRSRVEKVGTQEKPDSEALSRTCGLIQQLHVAYSTLASGLQGLPAEIQQQVRHARHSLCELYGVVSSSRSITELPTERLAQSHESVRQAWQGLEKLLGSVQHSPPLSWLVGPFDLHPGGQQL, from the exons ATGTCTGCtcaaggggaaggaggcaggaagcccAAACCCAAGGGCAAG accCTGGGCAGCTTTTTGGGGTTCCTGCCTGGCTTCAATTCTGCTCGGAACCTGGCGGCCAATACCCAAGGCCCAGCGAGAGAGGTCCAGCCAGTCAGTGATCCCGCAGCTGCTACCACCCCCCAAGCCTCCCATCCCCAGGCCCAGG CTACCAGCCCGAAGCAGATGGCGAGGGAGGTGGAGATGCTGCCGCCGCCGTCAGACAAG CAGATGATCTCCGGGGTGAAGGACCTGGTGTGCTCCACGATGACCACGACCAAGGATGCCATTTCCTCCGGAGTGGCCAACGTGATGGACTCAGCTAAAGGTGTGGTCCAGGGAGGACTCGACATGACCCGACCTGTGCTCACAGGAACCAAGGAAGCTGTGGCCAGTGGAGTCACCAGAGCGGTAGATATGGCCAAGGGTGCCGTCCAGACTGGCGTGGACACCACCAAGACCGTGCTCACAGGCACCAAAGACACAGTGGCCACTGGCCTCACTGGGGCCATGGGTGTGGCCAAGGGAGCCGTCCAGACTGGCGTTGACACCACCAAGACCATCCTCACTGGCACCAAAGACACAGTGGCCACTGGCCTCACTGGGGCCATGGATGTGGCCAAGGGGGCCGTCCAGACTGGCGTTGACACTACCAAGACCGTCCTCACTGGCACGAAAAACACAGTGGCCACTGGCCTCACGGGGACAATGGGTGTGGCCAAGGGAGCCATCCAGACTGGCATGGATACGTCCAAGACTCTCCTTATGGGAACCAAAGACACAGTGGCCACTGGCCTCACTGGGGCCATGGGTGTGGCCAAGGGAGCCGTCCAGACTGGTGTTGACACTACCAAGACCGTCCTCACTGGCACCAAAGACACAGTGGCCACTGGCCTCACTGGGGCCATGGGTGTGGCCAAGGGAGCCATCCAGACTGGTGTGGATACCACTAAGACCGTCCTCACTGGCACCAAAGACACAGTGGCCACTGGCCTCACTGGGGCCATGGGAGTGGCCAAGGGCAACATCCAGACTGGCGTAGACACCACCAAGACCGTGCTCACAGGCACCAAAGACACAGTGGCCACTGGCCTCACTGGGGCCATGGGTGTGGCCAAGGGAGCCATCCAGACTGGCGTTGACACCACCAAGACCATCCTCACTGGCACCAAAGACACAGTGGCCACTGGCCTCACTGGGGCCATGGATGTGGCCAAGGGGGCTGTCCAGACTGGCGTTGACACTACCAAGACCATCCTCACTGGCACGAAAAACACAGTGGCCACTGGCCTCACGGGGACAATGGGTGTGGCCAAGGGAGCCGTCCAGACTGGCGTTGACACCACCAAGACCATCCTCACTGGCACCAAAGACACAGTGGCCACTGGCCTCACCGGGGCCATGGGAATGGCCAAAGGAGCTGTCCAGACTGGCATTGACACTACCAAGACTGTCCTCACTGGCACGAAAAACACAGTGGCCACTGGCCTCACTGGGGCCATGGGAGTGGCCAAGGGCAACATCCAGACTGGCGTAGACACCACCAAGACCGTGCTCACAGGCACCAAAGACACAGTGGCCACTGGCCTCACTGGGGCCATGGGTGTGGCCAAGGGAGCAGTCCAGACTGGCATTGACACTACCAAGACCGTCCTCACTGGCACCAAAGACACAGTGGCCACTGGCCTCACCGGGGCCATGGGAATGGCCAAAGGAGCTGTCCAGACTGGCGTTGACACTTCCAAGACTGTCCTCACTGGCACGAAAAACACAGTGGCCACTGGCCTCACTGGGGCCATGGGAGTGGCCAAGGGCAACATCCAGACTGGCGTAGACACCACCAAGACCGTGCTCACAGGCACCAAAGACACAGTGGCCACTGGCCTCACTGGGGCCATGGGTGTGGCCAAGGGAGCTGTCCAGACTGGTATTGACACCACCAAGACCATCCTCACTGGCACCAAAAACACAGTGGCCACTGGCCTCACTGGGGCCATGGATGTGGCCAAGGGGGCTGTCCAGACTGGCGTTGACACTACCAAGACCATCCTCACTGGCACGAAAAACACAGTGGCCACTGGCCTCACGGGGACAATGGGTGTGGCCAAGGGAGCAGTCCAGACTGGCATTGACACTACCAAGACCGTCCTCACTGGCACCAAAGACACAGTGGCCACTGGACTCACTGGGGCCATGGGTGTGGCCAAGGGAGCCGTCCAGACTGGCGTGGATACTTCCAAGACTCTCCTTATGGGAACCAAAGACACAGTGGCCACTGGCCTCACTGGGGCCATGGGTGTGGCCAAGGGAGCCGTCCAGACTGGCGTGGATACTTCCAAGACTCTCCTTATGGGAACCAAAGACACAGTGGCCACTGGCCTCACTGGGGCCATGGGTGTGGCCAAGGGAGCCGTCCAGACTGGCGTGGATACTTCCAAGACTCTTCTTATGGGAACCAAAGACACAGTGGCCACTGGCCTCACTGGGGCCATGGGTGTGGCCAAGGGAGCAGTCCAGACTGGCATTGACACTACCAAGACCGTCCTCACTGGCACCAAAGACACAGTGGCCACTGGACTCACTGGGGCCATGGGTGTGGCCAAGGGGGCCGTCCAGACTGGTGAGGATACCACTAAGACCGTCCTCACTGGCACCAAAGACACAGTGGCCACTGGCCTCACTGGGGCCATGGGTGTGGCCAAGGGAGCCGTCCAGACTGGCGTGGATACTTCCAAGACTCTCCTTATGGGAACCAAAGACACAGTGGCCACTGGCCTCACTGGGGCAATGGGTGTGGCCAAGGGAGCCGTCCAGACTGGTGTGGATACCACTAAGACTGTCCTCACTGGCACCAAAGACACAGTGGCCACTGGCCTCACTGGGGCCATGGGTGTGGCCAAGGGAGCCGTCCAGACTGGCGTGGATACTTCCAAGACTCTCCTTATGGGAACCAAAGACACAGTGGCCACTGGCCTCACTGGGGCAATGGGTGTGGCCAAGGGAGCCGTCCAGACTGGTGTGGATACCACTAAGACTGTCCTCACTGGCACCAAAGACACAGTGGCCACTGGCCTCACTGGGGCCATGGGTGTGGCCAAGGGAGCCGTCCAGACTGGCGTGGATACTTCCAAGACTCTTCTTATGGGAACCAAAGACACAGTGGCGACTGGCCTCACTGGGGCCATGGGAATGGCCAAAGGAGCTGTCCAGACTGGTGTTGACACTACCAAGACTGTCCTCACTGGCACGAAAAACACAGTGGCCACTGGCCTCACTGGGGCAATGGGTGTGGCCAAGGGAGCCATCCAGACTGGTGTGGATACCACTAAGACCGTCCTCACTGGCACCAAAGACACAGTGGCCACTGGCCTCACTGGGGCCATGGGTGTGGCCAAGGGAGCCGTCCAGACTGGCGTGAATACTTCCAAGACTCTTCTTATGGGAACCAAAGACACAGTGGCCACTGGCCTCACTGGGGCCATGGGTGTGGCCAAGGGAGCCGTCCAGACTGGTGTGGATACCACTAAGACCGTCCTCACTGGTACCAAAGACACAGTGGCCACTGGACTCACTGGGGCTATGGGTGTGGCCAAGGGGGCTGTCCAGACTGGTGTGGATACCACCAAGACCGTGCTCACAGGCACCAAAGACACAGTGGCCACTGGCCTCACTGGGGCCATGGGTGTGGCCAAGGGAGCCGTCCAGACTGGCGTGGGCACTGTACAGAATTGGTTACCTGGCTCTGAGGGAAGCTCCTATAGTGGATTCATCAATGACAGGGACCTGGACAAATGTGGGGAAGAAAGTATCCTGAGCCCCCAGGAGGCTCAGTCTTGCAGGGTCTCCAGCCTCCGGGGCACTCTATGTGCAGGCGAGGACCTTGCCAGAGAAGCTACCTCCGACATCCACTGTCTCGTTTCTACTGTAGAAACATTCACACAAGGTGGGATCCTGGGAAAGGAAAATGCTGGGTGTACAGCCACTGCATGCAGCTATGAAGGTGTTACGGGTTTTACAACACTCTCGGAGGAGCTGGGGGAGATCTTCCACCCTATGAATGCCGAGGAGCAAG CTCAGTTGGTGGCCTCCGAGCCTGAGCCCAGAGTACCTGCAGGAGACCAGCGGAGCTACTTTGTGCGTCTcggtgacctggcccacagcttCCGCCAGAGAGCCTTCGAGCACACCCTGAGCCACCTGCAGCATGGCCAGTTCCAAGCCAGAACCACCCTGGCCCTGCTTGAGGACTCCTTCCGTACG ATTGAAAAGGCCAAGCAGGCTCCAGAAGGACAGCTGTGGCCAGATCAAGGTCCAAGAAGCAGAGTGGAGAAAGTCGGTACCCAAGAG aAGCCAGATTCAGAGGCTCTGTCCAGAACCTGTGGACTCATCCAGCAGCTCCACGTGGCCTacagcaccctggcctctggcctccaggGTCTTCCGGCTGAGATCCAGCAGCAGGTGAGGCATGCACGGCACAGCCTCTGCGAGCTCTATGGCGTCGTGTCCTCTTCCAGGTCCATCACAGAGCTGCCAACTGAGCGCCTGGCCCAGAGCCATGAGAGTGTACGCCAGGCCTGGCAAGGGCTGGAGAAGCTGCTGGGGAGTGTGCAGCACAGCCCCCCACTCAGCTGGCTGGTGGGGCCCTTTGACCTGCACCCTGGTGGACAGCAGCTATAA
- the PLIN4 gene encoding perilipin-4 isoform X5, translated as MSAQGEGGRKPKPKGKTLGSFLGFLPGFNSARNLAANTQGPAREVQPVSDPAAATTPQASHPQAQVATSPKQMAREVEMLPPPSDKQMISGVKDLVCSTMTTTKDAISSGVANVMDSAKGVVQGGLDMTRPVLTGTKEAVASGVTRAVDMAKGAVQTGVDTTKTVLTGTKDTVATGLTGAMGVAKGAVQTGVDTTKTILTGTKDTVATGLTGAMDVAKGAVQTGVDTTKTVLTGTKNTVATGLTGTMGVAKGAIQTGMDTSKTLLMGTKDTVATGLTGAMGVAKGAVQTGVDTTKTVLTGTKDTVATGLTGAMGVAKGAIQTGVDTTKTVLTGTKDTVATGLTGAMGVAKGNIQTGVDTTKTVLTGTKDTVATGLTGAMGVAKGAIQTGVDTTKTILTGTKDTVATGLTGAMDVAKGAVQTGVDTTKTILTGTKNTVATGLTGTMGVAKGAVQTGVDTTKTILTGTKDTVATGLTGAMGMAKGAVQTGIDTTKTVLTGTKNTVATGLTGAMGVAKGNIQTGVDTTKTVLTGTKDTVATGLTGAMGVAKGAVQTGIDTTKTVLTGTKDTVATGLTGAMGMAKGAVQTGVDTSKTVLTGTKNTVATGLTGAMGVAKGNIQTGVDTTKTVLTGTKDTVATGLTGAMGVAKGAVQTGIDTTKTILTGTKNTVATGLTGAMDVAKGAVQTGVDTTKTILTGTKNTVATGLTGTMGVAKGAVQTGIDTTKTVLTGTKDTVATGLTGAMGVAKGAVQTGVDTSKTLLMGTKDTVATGLTGAMGVAKGAVQTGVDTSKTLLMGTKDTVATGLTGAMGVAKGAVQTGVDTSKTLLMGTKDTVATGLTGAMGVAKGAVQTGIDTTKTVLTGTKDTVATGLTGAMGVAKGAVQTGEDTTKTVLTGTKDTVATGLTGAMGVAKGAVQTGVDTSKTLLMGTKDTVATGLTGAMGVAKGAVQTGVDTTKTVLTGTKDTVATGLTGAMGVAKGAVQTGVDTSKTLLMGTKDTVATGLTGAMGVAKGAVQTGVDTTKTVLTGTKDTVATGLTGAMGVAKGAVQTGVDTSKTLLMGTKDTVATGLTGAMGMAKGAVQTGVDTTKTVLTGTKNTVATGLTGAMGVAKGAIQTGVDTTKTVLTGTKDTVATGLTGAMGVAKGAVQTGVNTSKTLLMGTKDTVATGLTGAMGVAKGAVQTGVDTTKTVLTGTKDTVATGLTGAMGVAKGAVQTGVDTTKTVLTGTKDTVATGLTGAMGVAKGAVQTGVGTVQNWLPGSEGSSYSGFINDRDLDKCGEESILSPQEAQSCRVSSLRGTLCAGEDLAREATSDIHCLVSTVETFTQGGILGKENAGCTATACSYEGVTGFTTLSEELGEIFHPMNAEEQAQLVASEPEPRVPAGDQRSYFVRLGDLAHSFRQRAFEHTLSHLQHGQFQARTTLALLEDSFRTKPDSEALSRTCGLIQQLHVAYSTLASGLQGLPAEIQQQVRHARHSLCELYGVVSSSRSITELPTERLAQSHESVRQAWQGLEKLLGSVQHSPPLSWLVGPFDLHPGGQQL; from the exons ATGTCTGCtcaaggggaaggaggcaggaagcccAAACCCAAGGGCAAG accCTGGGCAGCTTTTTGGGGTTCCTGCCTGGCTTCAATTCTGCTCGGAACCTGGCGGCCAATACCCAAGGCCCAGCGAGAGAGGTCCAGCCAGTCAGTGATCCCGCAGCTGCTACCACCCCCCAAGCCTCCCATCCCCAGGCCCAGG TAGCTACCAGCCCGAAGCAGATGGCGAGGGAGGTGGAGATGCTGCCGCCGCCGTCAGACAAG CAGATGATCTCCGGGGTGAAGGACCTGGTGTGCTCCACGATGACCACGACCAAGGATGCCATTTCCTCCGGAGTGGCCAACGTGATGGACTCAGCTAAAGGTGTGGTCCAGGGAGGACTCGACATGACCCGACCTGTGCTCACAGGAACCAAGGAAGCTGTGGCCAGTGGAGTCACCAGAGCGGTAGATATGGCCAAGGGTGCCGTCCAGACTGGCGTGGACACCACCAAGACCGTGCTCACAGGCACCAAAGACACAGTGGCCACTGGCCTCACTGGGGCCATGGGTGTGGCCAAGGGAGCCGTCCAGACTGGCGTTGACACCACCAAGACCATCCTCACTGGCACCAAAGACACAGTGGCCACTGGCCTCACTGGGGCCATGGATGTGGCCAAGGGGGCCGTCCAGACTGGCGTTGACACTACCAAGACCGTCCTCACTGGCACGAAAAACACAGTGGCCACTGGCCTCACGGGGACAATGGGTGTGGCCAAGGGAGCCATCCAGACTGGCATGGATACGTCCAAGACTCTCCTTATGGGAACCAAAGACACAGTGGCCACTGGCCTCACTGGGGCCATGGGTGTGGCCAAGGGAGCCGTCCAGACTGGTGTTGACACTACCAAGACCGTCCTCACTGGCACCAAAGACACAGTGGCCACTGGCCTCACTGGGGCCATGGGTGTGGCCAAGGGAGCCATCCAGACTGGTGTGGATACCACTAAGACCGTCCTCACTGGCACCAAAGACACAGTGGCCACTGGCCTCACTGGGGCCATGGGAGTGGCCAAGGGCAACATCCAGACTGGCGTAGACACCACCAAGACCGTGCTCACAGGCACCAAAGACACAGTGGCCACTGGCCTCACTGGGGCCATGGGTGTGGCCAAGGGAGCCATCCAGACTGGCGTTGACACCACCAAGACCATCCTCACTGGCACCAAAGACACAGTGGCCACTGGCCTCACTGGGGCCATGGATGTGGCCAAGGGGGCTGTCCAGACTGGCGTTGACACTACCAAGACCATCCTCACTGGCACGAAAAACACAGTGGCCACTGGCCTCACGGGGACAATGGGTGTGGCCAAGGGAGCCGTCCAGACTGGCGTTGACACCACCAAGACCATCCTCACTGGCACCAAAGACACAGTGGCCACTGGCCTCACCGGGGCCATGGGAATGGCCAAAGGAGCTGTCCAGACTGGCATTGACACTACCAAGACTGTCCTCACTGGCACGAAAAACACAGTGGCCACTGGCCTCACTGGGGCCATGGGAGTGGCCAAGGGCAACATCCAGACTGGCGTAGACACCACCAAGACCGTGCTCACAGGCACCAAAGACACAGTGGCCACTGGCCTCACTGGGGCCATGGGTGTGGCCAAGGGAGCAGTCCAGACTGGCATTGACACTACCAAGACCGTCCTCACTGGCACCAAAGACACAGTGGCCACTGGCCTCACCGGGGCCATGGGAATGGCCAAAGGAGCTGTCCAGACTGGCGTTGACACTTCCAAGACTGTCCTCACTGGCACGAAAAACACAGTGGCCACTGGCCTCACTGGGGCCATGGGAGTGGCCAAGGGCAACATCCAGACTGGCGTAGACACCACCAAGACCGTGCTCACAGGCACCAAAGACACAGTGGCCACTGGCCTCACTGGGGCCATGGGTGTGGCCAAGGGAGCTGTCCAGACTGGTATTGACACCACCAAGACCATCCTCACTGGCACCAAAAACACAGTGGCCACTGGCCTCACTGGGGCCATGGATGTGGCCAAGGGGGCTGTCCAGACTGGCGTTGACACTACCAAGACCATCCTCACTGGCACGAAAAACACAGTGGCCACTGGCCTCACGGGGACAATGGGTGTGGCCAAGGGAGCAGTCCAGACTGGCATTGACACTACCAAGACCGTCCTCACTGGCACCAAAGACACAGTGGCCACTGGACTCACTGGGGCCATGGGTGTGGCCAAGGGAGCCGTCCAGACTGGCGTGGATACTTCCAAGACTCTCCTTATGGGAACCAAAGACACAGTGGCCACTGGCCTCACTGGGGCCATGGGTGTGGCCAAGGGAGCCGTCCAGACTGGCGTGGATACTTCCAAGACTCTCCTTATGGGAACCAAAGACACAGTGGCCACTGGCCTCACTGGGGCCATGGGTGTGGCCAAGGGAGCCGTCCAGACTGGCGTGGATACTTCCAAGACTCTTCTTATGGGAACCAAAGACACAGTGGCCACTGGCCTCACTGGGGCCATGGGTGTGGCCAAGGGAGCAGTCCAGACTGGCATTGACACTACCAAGACCGTCCTCACTGGCACCAAAGACACAGTGGCCACTGGACTCACTGGGGCCATGGGTGTGGCCAAGGGGGCCGTCCAGACTGGTGAGGATACCACTAAGACCGTCCTCACTGGCACCAAAGACACAGTGGCCACTGGCCTCACTGGGGCCATGGGTGTGGCCAAGGGAGCCGTCCAGACTGGCGTGGATACTTCCAAGACTCTCCTTATGGGAACCAAAGACACAGTGGCCACTGGCCTCACTGGGGCAATGGGTGTGGCCAAGGGAGCCGTCCAGACTGGTGTGGATACCACTAAGACTGTCCTCACTGGCACCAAAGACACAGTGGCCACTGGCCTCACTGGGGCCATGGGTGTGGCCAAGGGAGCCGTCCAGACTGGCGTGGATACTTCCAAGACTCTCCTTATGGGAACCAAAGACACAGTGGCCACTGGCCTCACTGGGGCAATGGGTGTGGCCAAGGGAGCCGTCCAGACTGGTGTGGATACCACTAAGACTGTCCTCACTGGCACCAAAGACACAGTGGCCACTGGCCTCACTGGGGCCATGGGTGTGGCCAAGGGAGCCGTCCAGACTGGCGTGGATACTTCCAAGACTCTTCTTATGGGAACCAAAGACACAGTGGCGACTGGCCTCACTGGGGCCATGGGAATGGCCAAAGGAGCTGTCCAGACTGGTGTTGACACTACCAAGACTGTCCTCACTGGCACGAAAAACACAGTGGCCACTGGCCTCACTGGGGCAATGGGTGTGGCCAAGGGAGCCATCCAGACTGGTGTGGATACCACTAAGACCGTCCTCACTGGCACCAAAGACACAGTGGCCACTGGCCTCACTGGGGCCATGGGTGTGGCCAAGGGAGCCGTCCAGACTGGCGTGAATACTTCCAAGACTCTTCTTATGGGAACCAAAGACACAGTGGCCACTGGCCTCACTGGGGCCATGGGTGTGGCCAAGGGAGCCGTCCAGACTGGTGTGGATACCACTAAGACCGTCCTCACTGGTACCAAAGACACAGTGGCCACTGGACTCACTGGGGCTATGGGTGTGGCCAAGGGGGCTGTCCAGACTGGTGTGGATACCACCAAGACCGTGCTCACAGGCACCAAAGACACAGTGGCCACTGGCCTCACTGGGGCCATGGGTGTGGCCAAGGGAGCCGTCCAGACTGGCGTGGGCACTGTACAGAATTGGTTACCTGGCTCTGAGGGAAGCTCCTATAGTGGATTCATCAATGACAGGGACCTGGACAAATGTGGGGAAGAAAGTATCCTGAGCCCCCAGGAGGCTCAGTCTTGCAGGGTCTCCAGCCTCCGGGGCACTCTATGTGCAGGCGAGGACCTTGCCAGAGAAGCTACCTCCGACATCCACTGTCTCGTTTCTACTGTAGAAACATTCACACAAGGTGGGATCCTGGGAAAGGAAAATGCTGGGTGTACAGCCACTGCATGCAGCTATGAAGGTGTTACGGGTTTTACAACACTCTCGGAGGAGCTGGGGGAGATCTTCCACCCTATGAATGCCGAGGAGCAAG CTCAGTTGGTGGCCTCCGAGCCTGAGCCCAGAGTACCTGCAGGAGACCAGCGGAGCTACTTTGTGCGTCTcggtgacctggcccacagcttCCGCCAGAGAGCCTTCGAGCACACCCTGAGCCACCTGCAGCATGGCCAGTTCCAAGCCAGAACCACCCTGGCCCTGCTTGAGGACTCCTTCCGTACG aAGCCAGATTCAGAGGCTCTGTCCAGAACCTGTGGACTCATCCAGCAGCTCCACGTGGCCTacagcaccctggcctctggcctccaggGTCTTCCGGCTGAGATCCAGCAGCAGGTGAGGCATGCACGGCACAGCCTCTGCGAGCTCTATGGCGTCGTGTCCTCTTCCAGGTCCATCACAGAGCTGCCAACTGAGCGCCTGGCCCAGAGCCATGAGAGTGTACGCCAGGCCTGGCAAGGGCTGGAGAAGCTGCTGGGGAGTGTGCAGCACAGCCCCCCACTCAGCTGGCTGGTGGGGCCCTTTGACCTGCACCCTGGTGGACAGCAGCTATAA